The Candidatus Woesearchaeota archaeon genome has a window encoding:
- a CDS encoding polyribonucleotide nucleotidyltransferase, giving the protein MIKDTFELEIGDKTLKIKLTDWAEQASGSCIVSYGQTEVLATAVMSQKNFDDTDFFPLTVEYDEKFYAAGKILGSRFLKRESRPSDEAILTSRMIDRSIRPLFPKDFKKEVQVIVSCISFDGENDPDILSMIAGSFALAVSNIPWNGPLGAIRIGKADGKFILNPTYKQRQENALDLTLSAINSNNEILINMIEMGGREVSESDVLEATEFAEDTLKKVIDFQKKIVDKVGVKKATFNPAVESDIEKDIKEFLGDKLENAITNAKPGEKNFGEADAIEEELVKFIKEKYPSEEKEKQVLPFFEKEMERIIIKNIIEKNQRPDGRGTDEIRNLLCEVGVLSRTHGSGVFHRGLTKVLSILTLGGPDDQQLLDGMEISGKKRFMHHYNFPPFSTGETSPMRGPKRREIGHGHLAEKALLPLIPDPEIFPYTIRIVSEALSSNGSTSMASVCAATLALMDAGVPIKEPVAGISIGLAKDEETGKYKVLTDIQGPEDHFGDMDFKVAGTKNGITAIQMDIKIDGIDKKIFKEALLKAKDARLKILDIIKEAISEPRKNLSPFAPKISIIQINPAKIGEVVGPRGSVINKIIEEFGVNINIEDSGLVFVTGQDQSAVESTVNRIQSIVKEVEIGEIFEGTVRKIMDFGAFVDILPGQSGLVHISKFAPYKIEKVEDVVKVGDIIPVKVTGIDELGRINLSAVDAGFQAKRFPKK; this is encoded by the coding sequence ATGATAAAAGATACTTTTGAGTTAGAAATAGGAGATAAAACTCTTAAAATTAAGCTTACTGACTGGGCAGAACAGGCCTCGGGCTCGTGCATTGTAAGCTATGGCCAAACAGAAGTATTGGCCACCGCGGTAATGTCGCAAAAAAACTTTGATGACACTGATTTTTTTCCTTTGACAGTTGAATACGATGAAAAATTTTATGCTGCCGGAAAAATTTTAGGTTCAAGATTTTTAAAGAGAGAATCAAGGCCGTCAGATGAAGCCATTTTAACTTCCAGAATGATTGATAGATCAATAAGGCCTCTCTTCCCAAAAGATTTTAAAAAGGAAGTGCAAGTCATAGTAAGTTGTATATCTTTTGACGGAGAAAATGACCCAGATATTTTAAGTATGATTGCTGGTTCTTTTGCGTTAGCTGTTTCTAATATCCCATGGAATGGGCCGTTAGGAGCAATAAGAATTGGAAAGGCTGATGGTAAATTTATACTAAATCCTACATATAAGCAAAGACAGGAAAATGCTCTTGACCTAACGCTGTCTGCCATAAATAGCAATAATGAAATTTTAATAAATATGATAGAAATGGGAGGCAGGGAAGTTTCAGAAAGCGATGTATTAGAAGCCACAGAATTTGCCGAAGATACTTTAAAAAAAGTAATTGATTTTCAAAAAAAGATAGTTGATAAGGTTGGCGTAAAAAAGGCTACTTTTAATCCTGCCGTGGAATCAGACATAGAAAAAGACATCAAAGAATTTCTAGGAGATAAATTAGAAAATGCGATTACTAATGCAAAACCCGGAGAAAAGAATTTTGGCGAAGCAGATGCGATAGAAGAAGAATTAGTAAAATTTATTAAAGAAAAATACCCATCAGAAGAAAAAGAAAAACAAGTCTTGCCATTTTTTGAAAAAGAAATGGAAAGAATAATTATAAAAAATATTATAGAGAAAAACCAAAGGCCAGACGGACGAGGCACAGACGAAATAAGAAATCTTTTGTGCGAGGTAGGTGTTTTGTCTCGAACTCATGGCAGTGGCGTGTTCCATAGAGGACTTACAAAAGTATTATCAATTTTGACTTTAGGAGGACCCGACGACCAACAACTTTTAGATGGTATGGAAATTTCTGGCAAGAAAAGATTTATGCATCATTACAATTTTCCTCCATTCTCTACCGGAGAAACTTCTCCAATGCGAGGCCCAAAAAGAAGAGAAATCGGACACGGACATTTGGCAGAAAAAGCATTGTTGCCATTAATCCCGGACCCGGAAATTTTTCCTTATACTATAAGAATTGTGTCTGAGGCTTTATCAAGTAATGGGTCTACCTCAATGGCATCTGTATGCGCAGCAACCTTGGCGTTAATGGATGCTGGGGTCCCTATCAAAGAACCCGTTGCAGGTATTTCTATTGGATTAGCAAAAGATGAAGAAACTGGGAAATATAAAGTTTTAACAGATATTCAAGGACCAGAAGACCATTTTGGAGATATGGATTTTAAAGTGGCTGGCACAAAAAACGGGATTACAGCAATTCAAATGGATATAAAAATTGATGGCATAGATAAAAAAATATTTAAAGAAGCCCTTTTGAAGGCCAAGGATGCAAGATTAAAAATTCTTGATATAATAAAGGAAGCTATCTCTGAACCGAGAAAAAATCTTTCTCCTTTTGCTCCAAAAATTAGTATTATACAAATTAACCCTGCAAAAATTGGCGAAGTTGTTGGTCCAAGAGGAAGCGTTATTAACAAAATAATTGAAGAGTTTGGCGTAAATATAAATATAGAAGATTCTGGATTAGTTTTTGTCACAGGCCAAGACCAAAGCGCTGTTGAAAGCACCGTAAATAGAATTCAATCAATTGTAAAAGAAGTAGAAATTGGAGAAATTTTTGAGGGAACCGTAAGGAAAATTATGGATTTTGGAGCTTTTGTTGATATTTTACCGGGCCAGTCTGGACTAGTTCATATTTCTAAGTTCGCTCCATATAAAATTGAAAAAGTAGAAGACGTGGTCAAAGTTGGAGATATAATACCGGTAAAAGTAACTGGAATTGATGAGTTGGGCAGAATTAATTTATCAGCAGTAGACGCAGGATTTCAAGCTAAAAGATTTCCCAAAAAATAA
- a CDS encoding NYN domain-containing protein: MATKPKEQRVEVLMDIQNLYHSAKNLYHAKVNYQEVLKQAIAGRKFIRAFGYVVKTKTGEEKPFFDALTKLGIEIRVRDLQEFYGGAKKADWDVGIVIDAIRTSPGLDVIVLVSGDGDFIALVEYLKN; encoded by the coding sequence CCAAAAGAACAAAGAGTAGAAGTGTTAATGGACATTCAGAATCTATACCATTCTGCCAAAAATCTCTATCATGCCAAAGTTAATTATCAAGAAGTTTTAAAACAGGCTATAGCGGGCCGAAAATTTATAAGGGCGTTTGGATATGTTGTTAAAACAAAAACTGGCGAAGAAAAGCCATTTTTTGATGCTTTAACAAAATTAGGTATTGAAATAAGAGTTAGAGATTTGCAGGAATTTTACGGTGGAGCTAAAAAAGCCGACTGGGATGTGGGTATTGTGATTGACGCCATAAGAACTTCTCCGGGACTTGATGTAATTGTTTTGGTATCGGGCGATGGCGACTTTATTGCTTTAGTTGAATACTTAAAAAACTAA